The stretch of DNA CCTTTGAAGCTCATGCTGGTCATCTGAGAATATTCTCTCTCCCTATTAAGCTCTCGCATATATTTTCGAGCATTGTTTTAAATCTAGAACCTCATAATCTTGGTATGATTGAGGTCATTGACCGTAGTGGATTGGCGCGAGCAGGAAAATGGATGACAGAGTCAACGTTTATTGAATTTCCAAATATCGTGTATTCAGATACTGTCAGTTTCCCAGCTCCACCTAACGCTGAACTCAGGGCCTCATGGAACGATGGTCTTATAATATCAAGCTGCAGCGCGCAGCTCTCTAAATTCATCAGTGATATCCACGCTCCTTTTGACAGGAAATCACAAAATGAAGCGGTTTTAGATGGTGATGTAGCAATACTCGACAACTCTTTTGAGCTGAGAAGGGATGCAAGGTCATTTTCTGATTCTATCGTTGCACTAAGGTCTAAGATAGGTTACAACAAACTCATCTTTGCACCCGGACTGATGGAGCCTTCAAACATGGCTTTATTGGCATACTGTGGAATAGATCTTTTTGACAATTCTAGGGTGCTTTATGCAACAGCAAAAGGGTTTGTGCTCCTGCCTTCTGGAACTTACAAAGCTTCAGATCTTGGTATTTCCCAGGAATCTTTGCTTGAGAGAAACATGACTGAGGTGTCCAATGAGCTTGCCCTCGTTAAATATATGATTCGAACCGGCAGGCTTAGAGAGCTTGTAGAAACAAGAGTCAATGCTTCTGCATGGGCTGTTGCCTCACTGAGACTGCTAGATTTGGAGTACTATTCTTTTCAAGAACGTTACACTCCGGTCACAGGATCGGAGTTTTACTGCAATTCTAAATCCTCGTTGATGAGACCGGATGTCAGACGTTTCAGGGAAAGGATCATAGAAAGATGGGAGCCTCCGAAACATAAAAAGATTCTACTTATGATTCCCTGCTCTGCCAAAAAGCCATATTATACATCAAAGAGCCACAGGTTGTTTGAAGAAGTGCTGCTTTCAATTCCAAATTCTTGTGCTATCCAGGAACTGATTATTACCTCGCCGCTTGGAACAGTTCCTAGAGAATTCGAAACATTCTACCCCGCTTCCCAATATGATATACCTGTTACAGGAAACTGGGATCTTGAGGAAATAGATATGATTCAGAATTTAGTCATGCATGCAGCATCATTCGGCTTTGAAAAAATCGTCTGCAATCTTGGATCAGAAAGTGAGTTTGTTCAGGAAGTTGTAGACTGCATAGACACTTCCGATGGGAATTCCGCCACATCTCCCGAAGCTCTTTCTAAATTGAGGGAAGTTTTGATGGAGGAATGTCAGAAAGTGGAAAAAGTTCCGAGGTCTGTGGACCGTATAGAGATGGTCCGTTCAATGTGCAGATATCAGTTTGGAAAAGAAGGCGGAGCTATGCTGGATGGAGCATCAGTGGTCGGGAAGTATCCCTATCTTAAAATTATGAGAGATGGCGTCCAGCTCGGAATGCTCACTCCCGAGCGCGGAATGATCTCTTTGACCCTTGAAGGTGCGGAGGTACTTTCACAATTAAATCTCAATGTGATCGAAATTGGTGATTTTGACCTTACTGGCAGTCTCTTTTCTGTAGGTATTGTGTCTGCAGACGAGCGCATACGCCCCGGAGATGAAGTTGTCATTAGAAGAAATGGAGAATTAGCAGGTACTGGCGTATCCCTAATGTCGGGCTCGGAAATGGCCGATAGCAGGCGTGGAGAGGCAGTAAAAGTGCGTCATAAAATTAAGAAAAAATAAGGAGGTACTTTCACCTACCTCCCCAAATCGGTTATATACTGAACACTAGGATTTAGATACGGAGGTTGTGAGATTTGCTTTGCAAGTCTCGCGAGCTTAATGTCATCCCGCGGTTTGAGATTGATGCCCGTCTTTCTCAAACGCCTCCATGTTTTTTTTATTTTGATGATTTAGAAATACTTCTATGTTCATTCACTCCATATGTCGAAGAATCTTGAAGTTGGAGAGTCGGTACCTGATTTTGAGCTCCCTGAAGCAAGTACAGACACAATTCGACTAAGCGATGTTTACTCTTCACACACAACGGTCCTTGCTTTTTATCAGTCTGACTTTGGAATGATGTGTACAGTTGAATTTATGAAACTCACTGAAATGTATCCACAGTTCAAGGATCTTGGCGTTCAAATCTTAGGAATCTCAACCAACAGCATGTTTACTCACGCAGGATGGAAATCAAGGATAATGATCCCATTTCCGCTTCTGGCTGATTTTGATGCATCTGTAACTGAATTATATGGTGTGTTGGAAGGAGATATTGGATATCTAGAAGGAAGGTCGAAAAGAGCCATATTTGTGATAAATAAAGAGGGCATCTTAGTTTATAAATGGGTAACAGACAACCCTGCTTTGGAACCAGACTATGATAAAATTTTAACTGTATGTAAGAATATGTCGGACTGATCACTTCTGCTTATCAATTAATGCTACTTCTTTTACGTGCATCCTGGAATTATCCCTTGATTCTATAACCTCAAATGATTTGATTTCCATTGATTTTTTATGAAGTGGGGAGTCAAGTGTCAATGATTCATACTCTCCTCCTTCTCCAGACACGCTAACTTTGTATCTTTCATTTAGGATTTTCAGATCTTCCAGAGTTTTATGATCTAGTTCTCTTCCGAGCCATTTTTCATTCAGTCCTTCTGCAGCTACTGTAGCTATCACTGATCTGACCCCGCTTTCAATCATATTTTCCATAACCACCAACGGATTTTTTCTCCACAGGGGGGAAAATACTTTCAGGTTGAGATCCTCACAAATATGATTTATGCGATCCCACTGGTAGTCTGAAGCGATCGCTCCAGTAATTATTCCGTCGACTTCAAGACCTTCCAGAACTGATCTAAGGGCCTCCAGCTCCTCTTTTTCCTCTCCGTGGCTTTCTATGCCTATGTATTTTTTATCCATCGCTTCCGCCATGGCTGGAATCAAATTCAGATTTGGAGTATGAAACATCCATGAGTATGTGTTGTCTGGAATTATACTAATCAAAAACTCAATTTCATGACCTTGCTGCTCCATTAAGTATGTTGCAAAAGTTGAGTCTTTTCCTCCGGAATAGAGAGCTGCTAGATTCACGCAGCACCATTATTTTGATATAATATGATACTTGCGAAACTGACTCCACAGTTTTGAATAGAGTTATATTCAAGAATAGATGTTCTTGAACTGTGTATTGCCCTCAATGTAACCGGAATTTAGACAATGACCAACTGGAATCCAAAAACAAAGAGCTCAAGGAAAAATTTGGTCTCGATTCCCTTGAAAAAGGAGTATGTCCAGTTTGTGGTACAAAACTCATTGACATTAGGAAAAAGTGATATTCATGCGTTTAGACTCTCTATCTTCAGTACAGTTTAAAGAAGTGATGGCTAAAAAGCCTGTAGTTTTGCTTCCTATTGGAGCAACAGAGGCGCACGGAGGACATCTGCCGTTATGTACTGATTCTGTTCAGCCGGAATATGTTGCAGACGCAGTTGCAAAATTAATTGGAGGCATTGTCGCCCCTCCAATAAGATATGCACACCACTCCTCTACAAAAAACATGCCTGGAACGCTTTCTATATCTTTTCTCACGACTATGCACCTTACCATTGATGTATTGAATTCATTAATCGACAACGGTGCAGACAAGATTGTGATTATAAGCGGCCATGCTGGTTCGTCACACATCAATGCTTTGAGACAGGGGTGTGCAGAAGTTGCTGAAAAGAGGGCTGTAAAAATTATGTTGCTGTCTGATTATGATCTGGTGGATGAATTCCCGATCGATCAAACAGGAGATGGGCACGGCGGGATGGTTGAAACTTCAAGAGTGATGCATATCTGTCCTGATTTGGCTAGGAAAGCACCCTGTCGCGGAGATTATGTCGACTGCGGTTATCTTATTGTATCTGACCCAGAAAGGTGCATGCCTATGGGATATGTAGGAAATGCGCAGGATGCGACTAGTGAACTTGGTAAAGAAATCAATGAGTTTGTAGTCAATAGATTGGTCGAAGAGATCAAAAAGTCGTTTGGTGGTCTTTATGAGTGAAATGAAAATCAAAGCAGCCAGGAAAGCTGTAGAATATGTAAAAGATGGAATGATCCTCGGTCTTGGAACTGGATCGACTACAAAATTTGCTGTAGAAGAAATCGGAAAACTGGTATCAAACGGATACGATCTCGTGGGCATACCAACATCTATCGAAACTGAGAAACAGGCAAGATCCCTAAACATCCCGTTGACTGAGCTTGAATGCGTAGATAGAATTGATCTGACAATTGATGGTGCTGATGAAGTAGACCCTAATTTTAATCTAATCAAAGGATTGGGAGGCGCTTTGCTCAGAGAGAAGATTGTTGCATACTACTCCGTTAATGAAATAATCATAGTTGACGAATCAAAAATCGTCAATCAGCTGGGAACCCGTGTATCCCTTCCAGTAGAAGTAACACAATTCAGCCATAAGAAAACTAAGGAATCAATTGAAAAGCTGGGATGTGTCGCTCAGCTCAGAGGATCTGAATCACCATTTATTACAGATAATGGCAATATGATCTATGACTGCAAGTTCGAAGGAATTTCTGATCCTTACGATCTAGCGTTAAAACTGAATTCCATTCCAGGGGTGGTTGAAAATGGATTGTTCCTCGACCTCGCATCACACGTGGTCATAGGGACAAAGAATGAAACAAAGGTTTTGGAGAAAAAAGCTTACTGAGTGTCAGTAGCTTTTTTGAGGGCTTGGATATTGCTTTCAATATCATCTATCTTGGCCCGTTCTTCCTTCTCTATGACTTCCACTATTTTCTCAAATGGAATAGCTAGTCTATAGGAGTGTACGGGTCTCCCCTTACCTTCTTTCTTAATATCTTTCTTCACAACCCACTTTTTGTGGCGTAGCTCTTGCATTGCAATGGATACTTCTGGCTGTCTCAATGCGGTAGATATCTCTATCTCGACTGAGGTAGTCTCTTCTTTTTTGTTGAGGAATACGAGTGTCTTTGCAACATTTTTCGCCATACCTGTGCGCATGAGGAGCTTTACAAGAGTCTCATCCTTTTTGCTGAAGCCTCTTTCGTTCATAAATTATCTAGTTCAACTATTTATCCTGCATTATATATCCTTTTCTATTGGATTATGCATTTACAAGTGTAAAATATGCTACCATTGGGTATTATGTACGTAAATTTGAGTTGGATATTTTAAAAACATTGGCATGTTCTAAATTGTTTAATTAACTGTTTATAAAAATTGAGATTGAATTATATATAAGATTATACAATTTTGTTCATCATATTGCAATTTTGTCCATATTTTTCTAAGGGCTTATCTTGAAGTTGCTTAATATTTCTGCGGCAATCTTCGATATTGATCTAATGTTTGTTCTCTGACGCCTTTTTTCTGAAGTTATTTGATATTATAATTCGAGTGCTTTAGAATTTCAGTATTTTGTTTTATTATATGCTCTTAGAACAATCTGATAATATACGCTTAATGAACATTTCTATTCTCCGTGATGATATTCACATGTCTTTCATCCGATGAATGTGTCTGAATTTATTATTACTAAATACTGTCCACACTATTGTAAAATCCGCCTATCTATCTGATCACTCATAAGCGCTTTGAAATGCACTGCTTATCTGCAAAGGTCATGTGCTGAAAATATGTCTTGCATGGCAACAACAGTATTTCATTGCGATCAGTGTCATTTTTGTGGCAAACAATCATCTATTGGCTTGCATATGGATTCTAATGGACTATGTCTTCTTCTCATGTGTGGTCTGTTTTCCCAGCATCTAGCACTTGGAAAAATGCTTAAGTAGTAGGATATGTTCACATAGAAGAAGCAGACATTATGCTCTGCAAAGACAGCCTTTCACATCTCTTAACTGAGAACCTATGGTGAGGATGTCGCATAAGATTACATTAACAGGTGTTTGCATGAAGATGCCTCACACGATTAAAACCTACTGTCCCAACTGCAAGGTCCATACCGACCACGAAGTAGAGAGAGTGAAGAAAAAGAAAGCTAGTGAGCGAAAATGGGGTCAGAGGAGATTCAGAAAGGTCACATCCGGATACGGTGGATTCCCAAGGCCTAAGCCAGAAGGAAGAGAAAAACCGACAAAGAGAATCTCCCTGCGTTACAGATGTAAGGTCTGCAAAAAAGCTC from Candidatus Methanomassiliicoccus intestinalis Issoire-Mx1 encodes:
- a CDS encoding DUF5591 domain-containing protein codes for the protein MIEVIDRSGLARAGKWMTESTFIEFPNIVYSDTVSFPAPPNAELRASWNDGLIISSCSAQLSKFISDIHAPFDRKSQNEAVLDGDVAILDNSFELRRDARSFSDSIVALRSKIGYNKLIFAPGLMEPSNMALLAYCGIDLFDNSRVLYATAKGFVLLPSGTYKASDLGISQESLLERNMTEVSNELALVKYMIRTGRLRELVETRVNASAWAVASLRLLDLEYYSFQERYTPVTGSEFYCNSKSSLMRPDVRRFRERIIERWEPPKHKKILLMIPCSAKKPYYTSKSHRLFEEVLLSIPNSCAIQELIITSPLGTVPREFETFYPASQYDIPVTGNWDLEEIDMIQNLVMHAASFGFEKIVCNLGSESEFVQEVVDCIDTSDGNSATSPEALSKLREVLMEECQKVEKVPRSVDRIEMVRSMCRYQFGKEGGAMLDGASVVGKYPYLKIMRDGVQLGMLTPERGMISLTLEGAEVLSQLNLNVIEIGDFDLTGSLFSVGIVSADERIRPGDEVVIRRNGELAGTGVSLMSGSEMADSRRGEAVKVRHKIKKK
- a CDS encoding redoxin domain-containing protein, which gives rise to MSKNLEVGESVPDFELPEASTDTIRLSDVYSSHTTVLAFYQSDFGMMCTVEFMKLTEMYPQFKDLGVQILGISTNSMFTHAGWKSRIMIPFPLLADFDASVTELYGVLEGDIGYLEGRSKRAIFVINKEGILVYKWVTDNPALEPDYDKILTVCKNMSD
- a CDS encoding diphthine--ammonia ligase, giving the protein MNLAALYSGGKDSTFATYLMEQQGHEIEFLISIIPDNTYSWMFHTPNLNLIPAMAEAMDKKYIGIESHGEEKEELEALRSVLEGLEVDGIITGAIASDYQWDRINHICEDLNLKVFSPLWRKNPLVVMENMIESGVRSVIATVAAEGLNEKWLGRELDHKTLEDLKILNERYKVSVSGEGGEYESLTLDSPLHKKSMEIKSFEVIESRDNSRMHVKEVALIDKQK
- a CDS encoding creatininase family protein, with translation MRLDSLSSVQFKEVMAKKPVVLLPIGATEAHGGHLPLCTDSVQPEYVADAVAKLIGGIVAPPIRYAHHSSTKNMPGTLSISFLTTMHLTIDVLNSLIDNGADKIVIISGHAGSSHINALRQGCAEVAEKRAVKIMLLSDYDLVDEFPIDQTGDGHGGMVETSRVMHICPDLARKAPCRGDYVDCGYLIVSDPERCMPMGYVGNAQDATSELGKEINEFVVNRLVEEIKKSFGGLYE
- the rpiA gene encoding ribose-5-phosphate isomerase RpiA, which codes for MSEMKIKAARKAVEYVKDGMILGLGTGSTTKFAVEEIGKLVSNGYDLVGIPTSIETEKQARSLNIPLTELECVDRIDLTIDGADEVDPNFNLIKGLGGALLREKIVAYYSVNEIIIVDESKIVNQLGTRVSLPVEVTQFSHKKTKESIEKLGCVAQLRGSESPFITDNGNMIYDCKFEGISDPYDLALKLNSIPGVVENGLFLDLASHVVIGTKNETKVLEKKAY
- a CDS encoding TrmB family transcriptional regulator — protein: MNERGFSKKDETLVKLLMRTGMAKNVAKTLVFLNKKEETTSVEIEISTALRQPEVSIAMQELRHKKWVVKKDIKKEGKGRPVHSYRLAIPFEKIVEVIEKEERAKIDDIESNIQALKKATDTQ
- a CDS encoding 50S ribosomal protein L44e, whose product is MKMPHTIKTYCPNCKVHTDHEVERVKKKKASERKWGQRRFRKVTSGYGGFPRPKPEGREKPTKRISLRYRCKVCKKAHQRPCFRSKKFELQE